A single region of the Anguilla anguilla isolate fAngAng1 chromosome 17, fAngAng1.pri, whole genome shotgun sequence genome encodes:
- the vasnb gene encoding LOW QUALITY PROTEIN: vasorin b (The sequence of the model RefSeq protein was modified relative to this genomic sequence to represent the inferred CDS: deleted 1 base in 1 codon) translates to MKPHRPPLPPFHPPFLLLVLLFLLPPARAASGDCPKHCSCSSPESIFCFTRRDASVPLGLPPSTKQLYLFQNGIEVLGPEDFAGLGGLQMLDLSQNKLSQLPDGAFRPLADLRNLDLSNNQLERVSQDSFAGLGLLERLYLYNNRIQSIHPAAFQGLGQLLELKLQGNRLTSLPALRMPKLLLLDLSYNQVPPPGPDDFQTPNLESLKMAGLGLRELDPELLAGLGNLHDLDVSQNQLQAVPPALGEVRGLIRLGLAGNPVGQLRPEDFQNLEELQELDVSNMNLQGFPAGLGRLLPRLQQLTAAENPFNCLCPLAWFPGWLREGGLRLGRTEETRCHFPPLNAGKVLERLEHRDFGCPTTTTVTTTTVTTSTTKAPRVTTAPRRLTPAVAPPPPSESPFSAETDSDPPPVAPPVPTGGDGDSEPHLKEPPCPPNICLNGGTCLRDRHGHLGCICPRGAWGTYCENEEEPPPPPPAPPQETHTVAVAMTPDISSGQVTSTTILLDLHRYIRTRPYLRGIRLTYRNLSGPDRRPMQLSVPASYPEYTLRGLRPNSTYSICAGPLGELGQADTSCTEARTAGQQLPVARVMDGQLTSKLVPALAVLLLLVLVAAAVGVVCYLRRRRAKAHSDDAGGDEPSTLELEGVKACLDNGTLPQKQPVELQPPPPTALHAGVEYEVPLMQAHCTSNNNMASLKPSYF, encoded by the exons ATGAAGCCCCACCGCCCTCCGCTGCCGCCTTTtcacccccccttcctcctcctcgtcctcctcttcctcctcccccccgcccgggCGGCGAGCGGCGACTGCCCGAAGCACTGCAGCTGCTCCAGCCCGGAGTCCATCTTCTGCTTCACGCGCCGCGACGCGTCCGTCCCGCTCGGGTTGCCCCCCTCCACCAAGCAGCTCTACCTCTTCCAGAACGGCATCGAGGTCCTGGGCCCGGAGGACTTCGCCGGCCTGGGCGGCCTGCAGATGCTGGACCTGAGCCAGAACAAGCTGTCCCAGCTGCCGGACGGCGCCTTCCGGCCGCTCGCCGACCTGCGCAACCTGGACCTGTCCAACAACCAGCTGGAGCGCGTGTCCCAGGACAGCTTCGCCGGGCTGGGCCTCCTGGAGAGGCTCTACCTCTACAACAACCGCATCCAGAGCATCCACCCGGCCGCCTTCCAGGGGCTGGGCCAGCTGCTGGAGCTCAAGCTCCAGGGGAACCGGCTGACCTCGCTGCCCGCCCTCCGCATGCccaagctgctgctgctggacctcagctacaaccAGGTCCCGCCGCCGGGCCCCGACGACTTCCAGACGCCCAACCTGGAGTCCCTCAAGATGGCCGGCCTGGGGCTGAGGGAGCTGGACCCGGAACTGCTGGCCGGTCTGGGTAACCTCCACGACCTGGACGTCTCGCAGAACCAGCTGCAGGCCGTGCCGCCGGCGCTGGGGGAGGTGCGGGGGCTGATCCGGCTGGGCCTGGCCGGCAACCCCGTGGGCCAGCTGAGGCCCGAGGACTTCCAGaacctggaggagctgcaggagctggacgTCAGCAACATGAACCTGCAGGGCTTCCCCGCGGGCCTGGGCCGGCTCCTGCCCcggctgcagcagctgacggCGGCCGAGAACCCCTTCAACTGCCTGTGCCCGCTGGCCTGGTTCCCCGGCTGGCTGCGGGAGGGCGGGCTCCGGCTGGGCCGGACCGAGGAGACCCGCTGCCACTTCCCGCCCCTCAACGCCGGCAAGGTCCTGGAGAGGCTGGAGCACAGGGACTTCGGGTGTCCCACCACGACCACGGTCACCACGACCACGGTGACCACCAGCACCACGAAAGCCCCGCGGGTCACCACGGCACCCAGGCGCCTCACCCCGGCCGTGGCGCCGCCCCCTCCCAGCGAGAGCCCCTTCTCCGCAGAGACAGACAGCGACCCGCCCCCCGTGGCCCCTCCCGTCCCCACCGGCGGCGACGGCGACTCCGAGCCCCATTTGAAGGagcccccgtgc ccccccaaCATCTGCCTGAACGGCGGGACCTGCCTGCGGGACCGGCACGGGCACCTGGGGTGCATCTGCCCGCGCGGCGCCTGGGGCACCTACTGCGAGAACGAGGAggagccgccgcccccgccgccggcgCCGCCCCAGGAGACCCACACGGTGGCGGTCGCCATGACGCCCGACATCAGCTCCGGCCAGGTGACCAGCACCACCATCCTGCTGGACCTCCACCGCTACATCCGGACGCGGCCCTACCTGCGGGGCATCCGGCTGACCTACAGGAACCTGTCGGGGCCCGACCGGCGGCCCATGCAGCTGAGCGTGCCGGCCTCGTACCCGGAGTACACCCTGCGCGGCCTGCGGCCCAACTCCACCTACTCCATCTGCGCGGGCCCGCTGGGGGAGCTGGGCCAGGCGGACACGTCCTGCACGGAGGCGCGCACGGCCGGCCAGCAGCTGCCCGTGGCGCGCGTGATGGACGGCCAGCTCACCAGCAAGCTGGTGCCGGCGCTGGCCGTGCTGCtcctgctggtgctggtggCGGCCGCCGTGGGCGTGGTGTGCTACCTGCGCAGGCGGCGGGCCAAGGCGCACTCGGACGACGCGGGCGGCGACGAGCCCTCCACGCTCGAGCTGGAGGGCGTCAAGGCCTGCCTGGACAACGGGACGCTGCCCCAGAAGCAGCCCGTCGAGCTGCAGCCGCCGCCCCCGACAGCCCTCCACGCCGGGGTGGAGTACGAGGTCCCGCTCATGCAGGCCCACTGCACCTCCAATAACAACATGGCCTCACTGAAGCCCTCCTATttctga